In Desulfurella sp., a single genomic region encodes these proteins:
- the pckA gene encoding phosphoenolpyruvate carboxykinase (ATP): protein MDLEKQLEYLQIVNLKKVYRNLPTPVLVEKILENKEGILAHMGPIVVESGKYTGRSPKDKFIVKQDPSKDHIWWGKENQEISPQAFDNLYKKVVAYLQQKEIYVMDGYAGADPRYRLPIRVISTLAWQSLFARNMFIRELDPKKLENFEPGFTVIAAPEFKAIPEIDGTRSEVFVLLNFEKKIVLIGGSGYSGEIKKSVFSVMNYLMPLKGIMSMHASANLGKGGDVAIFFGLSGTGKTTLSSDPERFLIGDDEHGWSDDGVFNFEGGCYAKVINLSKDDEPLIYETTRKFGTILENVVIDKQTRRVDLFNDSITENTRASYPITYIPNALKEGIGPHPKNIIMLTYDAFGVLPPVSKLNTNQAMYHFISGYTAKVAGTEAGIEEPTAVFSTCFGAPFMVLPPTVYAKLLGEKIQKHSVNCWLVNTGLNGGPYGIGKRISISHTRAIIRAILSNELNDVEYEVLPIFNLHIPKNCPEVPQSILNPRQSWKDKDAYDNQLKKLALAFKKNIDSFGFEIDKDIIQAGPQI, encoded by the coding sequence ATGGATTTAGAAAAACAGCTTGAGTATTTGCAAATAGTAAACTTAAAAAAGGTTTACCGAAATTTACCAACACCTGTATTAGTTGAAAAAATTCTCGAAAATAAAGAAGGCATTTTAGCCCATATGGGCCCTATTGTTGTAGAAAGCGGAAAATACACGGGAAGGTCACCAAAAGATAAGTTTATTGTAAAACAAGATCCAAGCAAAGACCATATATGGTGGGGAAAAGAAAATCAAGAAATTAGCCCGCAAGCTTTTGATAATCTTTACAAAAAAGTAGTAGCTTATTTACAACAAAAAGAAATTTATGTAATGGATGGTTATGCAGGAGCGGATCCAAGATATAGATTACCAATTAGAGTTATTTCTACACTTGCCTGGCAATCATTATTTGCAAGAAATATGTTTATAAGAGAACTTGATCCAAAAAAACTTGAAAATTTCGAACCTGGATTTACTGTAATAGCTGCACCTGAGTTTAAAGCTATACCTGAAATTGACGGCACCCGAAGCGAAGTATTTGTTTTGTTAAATTTTGAAAAGAAAATAGTTTTAATAGGTGGCAGTGGTTACTCAGGTGAAATTAAAAAATCTGTTTTTAGTGTAATGAACTATTTAATGCCACTAAAGGGCATAATGAGTATGCATGCAAGTGCCAATTTAGGAAAAGGTGGCGATGTGGCAATTTTCTTTGGACTATCCGGTACAGGTAAAACGACACTGTCTTCTGATCCAGAACGTTTTTTGATTGGAGATGACGAACATGGCTGGAGTGATGATGGTGTGTTTAATTTTGAAGGTGGTTGTTATGCAAAAGTCATCAATCTTTCTAAAGATGACGAACCTCTAATATACGAAACAACCAGAAAATTTGGCACAATATTAGAAAATGTTGTAATTGATAAACAAACGCGCAGGGTTGATCTATTTAATGACTCAATCACAGAAAATACAAGAGCGTCCTATCCAATAACTTATATACCAAATGCATTAAAAGAAGGTATTGGACCACACCCAAAAAATATAATAATGTTAACATACGACGCATTTGGTGTGTTACCTCCTGTATCAAAGCTTAATACAAATCAAGCAATGTACCATTTCATTAGTGGATATACTGCAAAAGTTGCAGGTACCGAAGCTGGTATTGAAGAGCCAACCGCAGTATTTTCTACATGCTTTGGCGCGCCATTCATGGTACTGCCACCAACCGTTTATGCAAAACTATTAGGAGAAAAAATACAAAAACACAGTGTTAATTGCTGGCTTGTAAATACTGGTTTAAATGGTGGGCCATATGGGATTGGGAAACGTATTAGCATATCACATACACGCGCTATAATTAGAGCTATTCTAAGTAATGAATTAAATGATGTAGAATACGAAGTTTTGCCAATATTTAATCTTCATATTCCAAAAAATTGTCCAGAAGTACCTCAAAGCATTTTAAACCCCAGACAAAGCTGGAAAGATAAAGATGCTTATGATAATCAGTTGAAAAAATTAGCGCTGGCTTTTAAGAAAAACATCGATTCATTTGGCTTTGAAATTGATAAAGATATTATTCAAGCAGGTCCTCAAATTTAA